One segment of Pseudomonas asgharzadehiana DNA contains the following:
- a CDS encoding malic enzyme-like NAD(P)-binding protein, producing MSDLKTAALEYHAHPRPGKLSVELTKATATARDLSLAYSPGVAEPVREIARDPELAYKYTGKGNLVAVISDGTAILGLGNLGPLASKPVMEGKGVLFKRFAGIDVFDIEVDSESPQAFIDTVKRISITFGGINLEDIKAPECFEIEKALIEQCDIPVFHDDQHGTAIVTAAGMINALEIAGKTLADAKIVCLGAGAAAISCMKLIVSMGAKLENIYMVDSKGVIQSERTDLNQYKAMFAHPSSKRTLADALDGADVFVGLSGPNLLSAEGLKSMAANPIVFACSNPDPEISPELAHATRNDVIMATGRSDYPNQVNNVLGFPFIFRGALDVRAKRINEEMKVAAANALRELAKLPVPQDVCDAYGGAKLEFGREYIIPKPMDKRLITLISDAVAKAAIETGVATLPYPKNYPLQSVDDVFNG from the coding sequence ATGTCTGATTTGAAAACTGCCGCTCTCGAATATCATGCCCATCCTCGTCCAGGAAAGCTGAGTGTAGAGCTCACCAAGGCCACCGCTACCGCCCGCGACCTGTCGCTGGCCTACAGCCCCGGCGTGGCCGAGCCCGTACGTGAAATCGCCCGTGACCCTGAGCTGGCGTACAAGTACACCGGCAAGGGCAACCTGGTTGCAGTGATTTCCGATGGCACCGCGATTCTCGGCCTGGGAAACCTCGGCCCATTGGCATCCAAGCCAGTCATGGAAGGTAAGGGCGTGCTGTTCAAGCGCTTCGCCGGCATTGACGTATTCGACATCGAAGTCGACTCCGAAAGCCCGCAGGCCTTCATCGATACCGTCAAGCGCATCTCCATCACCTTCGGTGGCATCAACCTGGAAGACATCAAGGCACCTGAGTGCTTCGAAATCGAAAAGGCCCTGATCGAGCAATGTGACATTCCGGTATTCCACGATGACCAGCACGGCACCGCGATCGTTACCGCGGCCGGCATGATCAACGCCCTGGAAATCGCCGGCAAAACCCTGGCTGATGCCAAGATCGTCTGCCTGGGCGCCGGCGCTGCGGCTATCTCCTGCATGAAGCTGATCGTGAGCATGGGTGCCAAGCTGGAAAACATCTACATGGTCGACAGCAAGGGCGTGATCCAGTCCGAGCGTACCGACCTGAACCAGTACAAGGCGATGTTTGCCCACCCGTCCTCCAAGCGCACCCTGGCTGACGCCCTCGACGGCGCCGATGTGTTCGTCGGCCTGTCCGGCCCGAACCTGCTGAGCGCTGAAGGCCTGAAGTCCATGGCGGCCAACCCGATCGTGTTCGCCTGCTCCAACCCAGACCCAGAGATCTCGCCGGAGCTGGCCCACGCCACTCGTAACGATGTGATCATGGCCACCGGTCGTTCGGACTACCCGAACCAGGTCAACAACGTACTGGGCTTCCCGTTCATCTTCCGTGGTGCCCTGGACGTTCGCGCCAAGCGCATCAACGAAGAGATGAAAGTCGCGGCCGCCAATGCCCTGCGTGAACTGGCCAAGCTGCCGGTACCTCAGGATGTATGCGACGCCTACGGTGGCGCCAAACTGGAATTCGGCCGTGAGTACATCATTCCGAAGCCAATGGACAAGCGCCTGATCACCCTGATCTCCGATGCCGTGGCCAAAGCCGCAATCGAGACTGGTGTGGCCACCCTGCCGTATCCGAAGAACTACCCGCTGCAAAGCGTGGATGATGTGTTCAACGGCTAA
- the argS gene encoding arginine--tRNA ligase: MKDTIRQLIQQALTQLVNEGVLPEGLTPAIQVENTRDKTHGDFASNIAMMLSKPAGMKPRDLAEKIIAALPVDESVTKAEIAGPGFINFFQNTQALASRLDAALADAKIGARKAGANQRVVVDLSAPNLAKEMHVGHLRSTIIGDGVARVLEFLGDNVIRQNHVGDWGTQFGMLMAYLQENPITSNELSDLENFYRAAKKRFDESEEFADRARGLVVKLQAGDAECLELWNRFREISLSHCQEIYELLNVKLTMADVMGESAYNDDLINVVNDLKAKGLLVESNGAQCVFLEEFKTADGEPLPVIIVKADGGYLYATTDLAAVRYRSGVLKADRALYFVDQRQALHFQQVFEVARRAGFVTHPMHMEHMGFGTMNGADGRPFKTRDGGTVKLIDLLNEAQDRAYSLVKEKNPELAEADLRNIARVVGIGAVKYADLSKHRTSDYSFNFELMLNFEGNTAPYLLYAYTRVAGVFRKLGKDFNEVEGRIMLDAPHELELAAKLAQFGEVLNSVGEKGTPHILCSYLYEVAGLFSSFYENCPILSADDEAQKQSRLRLAALAGRTLKQGLELLGLETLERM; encoded by the coding sequence ATGAAAGACACCATTCGCCAGCTGATCCAACAAGCCCTCACCCAACTCGTCAACGAAGGTGTGTTGCCTGAAGGCCTGACGCCGGCGATCCAGGTGGAAAACACCCGCGACAAGACCCACGGTGACTTCGCCAGCAACATTGCGATGATGCTGTCCAAGCCCGCCGGCATGAAACCGCGCGACCTGGCGGAAAAAATCATCGCCGCGCTGCCGGTCGACGAGAGTGTCACCAAGGCCGAAATCGCCGGCCCCGGCTTTATCAACTTCTTCCAGAACACCCAGGCCCTGGCCTCGCGCCTGGACGCCGCGCTGGCTGACGCAAAAATAGGCGCCCGCAAGGCCGGCGCCAACCAGCGCGTGGTCGTCGACCTGTCGGCACCGAACCTGGCCAAAGAGATGCACGTGGGCCACCTGCGCTCCACCATCATTGGCGACGGCGTGGCGCGGGTGCTGGAGTTTCTCGGCGACAACGTGATCCGTCAGAACCATGTGGGCGACTGGGGCACCCAGTTCGGCATGCTGATGGCGTACCTGCAAGAGAACCCCATCACCAGCAATGAGCTGTCGGACCTGGAGAACTTCTACCGCGCCGCCAAGAAGCGCTTTGACGAATCCGAAGAATTCGCCGACCGCGCCCGTGGCCTGGTGGTCAAGCTGCAGGCCGGCGACGCCGAATGCCTGGAGCTGTGGAACCGCTTCCGTGAGATTTCCCTGTCCCACTGCCAGGAAATCTACGAACTGCTCAACGTCAAATTGACCATGGCCGACGTGATGGGCGAAAGCGCCTACAACGACGACCTGATCAATGTGGTCAACGACCTCAAGGCCAAGGGCCTGTTGGTGGAGAGCAACGGCGCGCAGTGCGTGTTCCTTGAAGAATTCAAGACCGCCGACGGCGAGCCGTTGCCGGTGATCATCGTCAAGGCCGATGGCGGTTACCTCTATGCCACCACCGACCTGGCCGCCGTGCGCTATCGCAGCGGCGTGCTCAAGGCTGACCGTGCGTTGTACTTCGTCGACCAACGCCAGGCCCTGCACTTCCAGCAGGTGTTCGAAGTGGCGCGTCGCGCGGGCTTCGTCACCCACCCGATGCACATGGAACACATGGGCTTCGGCACCATGAACGGCGCCGATGGCCGCCCGTTCAAGACCCGCGATGGGGGCACCGTCAAGCTGATCGACCTGCTCAACGAAGCCCAGGATCGCGCCTACAGCCTGGTCAAGGAAAAGAACCCGGAACTGGCCGAGGCCGACCTGCGCAACATCGCCCGCGTGGTGGGCATCGGCGCGGTCAAATATGCCGACCTGTCCAAGCACCGCACCAGCGACTACAGCTTCAACTTCGAACTGATGCTCAACTTCGAAGGCAATACCGCGCCGTACCTGCTCTACGCCTACACCCGCGTGGCCGGTGTGTTCCGCAAGCTGGGCAAGGACTTCAACGAAGTCGAAGGCCGGATCATGCTGGACGCGCCCCATGAACTGGAACTGGCGGCGAAACTGGCGCAATTTGGCGAAGTGTTGAACAGCGTCGGCGAGAAAGGCACGCCGCACATCCTGTGCAGCTACCTGTATGAAGTGGCCGGCCTGTTCTCCAGTTTCTACGAGAACTGCCCGATCCTCAGCGCCGACGACGAAGCCCAGAAGCAAAGTCGCCTGCGCCTCGCCGCACTGGCTGGACGGACCCTCAAGCAAGGCCTGGAACTGTTGGGCCTGGAAACTCTGGAGCGTATGTAA
- a CDS encoding primosomal protein N', whose product MPDAILRLALPSPLRRLFDYRAPAGVLRAQLQPGMRVRVPFGRREMIGILIEIADHSEVPAEKLKPALAILDATAPLPHALFKLCLWTAQYYQHSLGDTLSWALPVLLRQGELAEARQERFWSMAPGARLDDPRIARAPRQREALATLAQHPHGVAHQLLSKLMLSKDSLDLLLAKGLVQVEIRKHAPDPRHEHWLAQPELPLNPEQRAAYEAIRAGFDSFHAFLLAGVTGSGKTEVYLQLIRETLQAGKQALVLIPEINLGPQTLARFEQRFNARIALVHSAVNDRERLESWLAARDGEADIIIGTRSALFTPMKNPGLIIIDEEHDGSYKQQEGLRYHARDLALVRARQEDIPIVLGSATPSLESLHNAYTGRYGLLRLNERAGGAKQPRFLRLDVKSRPLDSGISGPMQQAIGQTLAAGQQVLVFLNRRGFAPTLLCHDCGWMSECERCDARMTVHQRYGELRCHHCGHVERVPRHCPQCGKVDLRPVGAGTERAEERLGILFPDYPVLRVDRDSTSRKDAMNQLFATIQKGQPCILVGTQMLAKGHHFPRVTLVSILDADGGLFSGDFRASERMAQLIVQVAGRAGRAEEPGKVIIQTHLADHPLLIQLTEQGYFAFAEQALSERRSAGLPPFAHLALLRAEAHKPGQAEGFLDEACSAAERLLGELGLSGIELLGPVPAPMERRAGRYRAQLLLQATSRAPLHRLLSSWLLALEQIPSGRQVRWSLDVDPVDLY is encoded by the coding sequence GTGCCCGACGCCATTTTGCGCCTAGCCCTGCCCTCGCCCCTGCGCCGCCTGTTCGACTATCGAGCCCCGGCCGGCGTGCTGCGGGCGCAGTTGCAGCCGGGCATGCGCGTACGCGTGCCGTTTGGCCGCCGGGAGATGATCGGCATCCTGATCGAAATCGCCGATCACAGCGAAGTGCCCGCCGAAAAGCTCAAGCCCGCCCTGGCGATCCTTGATGCCACGGCGCCACTGCCGCACGCGCTGTTCAAGCTGTGCCTGTGGACAGCCCAGTATTACCAGCACAGCCTGGGCGACACCCTGAGCTGGGCGTTGCCAGTGCTGTTGCGGCAGGGCGAACTGGCCGAGGCGCGTCAGGAGCGCTTCTGGTCGATGGCCCCCGGCGCACGCCTCGATGACCCGCGCATCGCACGCGCGCCGCGTCAACGCGAAGCCCTGGCGACACTGGCCCAGCACCCTCACGGCGTGGCCCATCAGCTTTTAAGCAAGCTGATGCTGAGCAAAGACAGCCTCGACCTGTTGCTGGCCAAAGGCTTGGTACAGGTCGAAATCCGCAAACACGCCCCTGACCCACGCCACGAACATTGGCTGGCCCAGCCGGAACTGCCGCTGAACCCCGAGCAACGCGCCGCTTACGAGGCGATTCGCGCAGGTTTCGACAGTTTCCATGCGTTCCTGCTGGCCGGCGTCACCGGCAGTGGCAAGACCGAAGTCTATTTGCAGTTGATCCGCGAAACCCTGCAAGCCGGCAAACAGGCGCTGGTACTGATCCCTGAGATCAACCTCGGCCCGCAGACCCTGGCGCGTTTCGAGCAACGCTTCAATGCCCGCATCGCCCTGGTGCACTCGGCGGTCAACGACCGTGAGCGCCTGGAGTCATGGCTGGCGGCACGGGATGGCGAGGCCGACATTATTATCGGCACGCGTTCGGCGCTGTTCACGCCAATGAAGAACCCCGGGCTGATCATCATCGACGAAGAACACGACGGCTCCTATAAGCAGCAGGAAGGCCTGCGCTACCACGCCCGCGACCTGGCGCTGGTGCGCGCCCGCCAGGAAGACATCCCGATCGTGCTCGGTTCGGCCACGCCGTCCCTGGAGAGCCTGCACAACGCCTACACCGGCCGTTACGGACTCCTACGCCTGAATGAACGCGCCGGCGGCGCCAAACAACCGCGCTTCCTGCGCCTGGACGTAAAAAGCCGCCCGCTGGACAGCGGTATTTCCGGGCCGATGCAGCAAGCAATAGGCCAAACCCTCGCCGCCGGCCAGCAAGTCCTGGTGTTTCTTAACCGCCGCGGCTTTGCGCCGACGCTGCTGTGCCATGACTGCGGCTGGATGTCCGAATGCGAGCGCTGCGATGCGCGCATGACCGTGCACCAGCGCTACGGCGAGTTGCGCTGCCATCACTGCGGCCATGTGGAGCGCGTGCCCCGCCACTGCCCGCAGTGCGGCAAGGTCGACCTGCGCCCGGTTGGCGCGGGCACCGAGCGCGCCGAAGAGCGCCTGGGCATTCTGTTCCCGGACTACCCCGTGCTGCGGGTCGACCGCGACAGCACCTCGCGCAAAGATGCGATGAACCAACTGTTCGCGACCATCCAGAAGGGCCAGCCATGCATCCTGGTGGGCACGCAGATGCTCGCCAAGGGGCACCACTTTCCCCGGGTGACCCTGGTGTCGATCCTGGACGCCGACGGCGGCCTGTTCTCCGGCGACTTCCGCGCCAGCGAGCGCATGGCGCAGTTGATCGTGCAAGTGGCCGGGCGCGCCGGGCGTGCCGAAGAGCCGGGCAAAGTGATTATCCAGACGCACCTGGCCGACCACCCGCTGCTGATTCAACTGACCGAACAAGGTTATTTTGCCTTCGCCGAACAGGCCCTGAGCGAACGCCGCTCCGCCGGCCTGCCGCCGTTTGCCCACCTGGCCTTGCTGCGCGCCGAGGCGCACAAGCCGGGGCAGGCCGAAGGTTTCCTGGACGAGGCGTGCAGTGCCGCCGAGCGGTTGCTAGGCGAACTGGGCCTGAGCGGCATCGAACTGCTCGGCCCGGTGCCCGCGCCCATGGAACGCCGCGCGGGACGTTATCGCGCTCAGCTACTGTTACAAGCCACCTCGCGCGCGCCACTGCATCGCTTATTAAGTAGCTGGTTACTTGCTCTGGAGCAAATACCCAGCGGGCGGCAGGTGCGATGGTCGTTGGATGTGGACCCGGTAGATTTGTATTAG
- a CDS encoding SPOR domain-containing protein has translation MAAKKKPAPKRGASRYQAPAKKPIPGWLWMAIGLSVGAFVVFLMKLDPGQGDDVKRVKQEQQKATKIAEANKTAPSPTAPVKPKYDFYTLLPESEVIVPPDAVPEKTLPLPQVPTTPVTPAEAAKIDTARAQAALAGITPPPAPPVAETKAAPVTKFFLQAGSFPKQADADRVRAQIILLGQSVTVESGTVKDATWYRVLVGPFSNREQLTVAQKQLAGAGFSNLLLQQRQSR, from the coding sequence TTGGCTGCCAAGAAAAAACCTGCACCCAAGCGCGGCGCCAGCCGCTACCAGGCCCCGGCGAAAAAGCCGATCCCAGGCTGGTTGTGGATGGCCATCGGCCTCTCGGTCGGCGCGTTTGTGGTGTTCCTGATGAAGCTGGATCCGGGCCAGGGCGATGACGTCAAACGGGTCAAGCAGGAACAGCAGAAGGCCACCAAAATCGCCGAAGCCAACAAGACCGCGCCGAGCCCGACCGCACCAGTGAAGCCCAAATACGACTTCTACACGCTGCTGCCAGAATCGGAAGTGATCGTGCCACCTGACGCCGTGCCGGAGAAAACCCTGCCGCTTCCGCAGGTGCCGACCACCCCGGTGACGCCGGCGGAAGCGGCGAAAATCGACACCGCACGCGCCCAGGCGGCACTGGCCGGCATCACCCCGCCACCTGCTCCGCCGGTTGCCGAAACCAAGGCGGCGCCGGTGACCAAGTTCTTCCTGCAGGCGGGTTCGTTCCCCAAGCAGGCGGATGCGGACCGTGTACGCGCGCAGATCATCCTGCTGGGCCAGTCGGTGACGGTGGAGTCTGGCACCGTGAAGGACGCGACGTGGTATCGCGTGCTGGTGGGGCCGTTCAGCAACCGTGAACAACTGACCGTGGCGCAGAAACAATTGGCTGGAGCAGGGTTTAGCAACCTGTTGTTACAACAACGCCAGAGCCGCTGA
- a CDS encoding thermonuclease family protein — protein MGFCQLLKKASLAGAFFVPGIWQQAAQAEVFCPAPASVVRVEVQRVVDGDTVRLKDGRSVRMIGVNAPETAKKGRGDEPYAVAARQRLQALVAASDGRVGLVPGRERKDRYGRTLAHLYGADGENLEARLLAEGLGFQVGVAPNVDLVACQQAAENSARQAGLGLWRQSPVQSVSDLRQSGFALVSGRVSKIERNRGGIWIQLQGSLVLRVAPDLARQFDSGLLNGLQGKTIEARGWVQDRSRQGRLKNGQARWLLPLTDPGMLKSTD, from the coding sequence ATGGGCTTTTGCCAGCTGTTGAAAAAGGCGTCCCTCGCGGGCGCCTTTTTTGTGCCTGGGATTTGGCAGCAGGCCGCCCAGGCCGAGGTGTTTTGCCCTGCGCCGGCGTCTGTGGTCCGGGTTGAAGTACAGCGCGTGGTCGATGGCGACACCGTGCGCCTCAAGGATGGCCGCAGCGTGCGCATGATCGGCGTCAACGCCCCGGAAACCGCTAAAAAGGGGCGTGGCGACGAGCCTTATGCGGTCGCTGCCCGCCAGCGTTTGCAGGCGTTGGTGGCGGCCAGTGACGGTCGCGTCGGCTTGGTGCCGGGGCGCGAGCGAAAAGACCGCTACGGACGTACCCTGGCCCACCTTTACGGTGCCGATGGCGAAAACCTCGAGGCGCGCTTGCTCGCCGAAGGCTTGGGGTTTCAAGTGGGGGTCGCGCCCAATGTTGACCTCGTCGCTTGCCAGCAGGCGGCGGAAAACAGCGCCCGCCAGGCCGGGTTGGGGCTCTGGCGGCAATCGCCGGTGCAATCGGTGAGCGACCTCAGGCAATCCGGTTTTGCGCTGGTCAGCGGCCGGGTGAGCAAGATCGAGCGCAATCGCGGCGGCATCTGGATTCAATTGCAGGGCTCACTGGTATTGCGCGTGGCGCCCGATCTTGCCCGCCAGTTCGACAGTGGCTTGCTCAATGGTCTGCAAGGCAAGACAATCGAGGCGCGCGGTTGGGTGCAGGATCGCTCCAGGCAGGGGCGCCTGAAAAACGGTCAAGCGCGTTGGCTGCTGCCGCTGACCGATCCCGGTATGCTCAAATCGACAGATTAA
- the rpmE gene encoding 50S ribosomal protein L31: MKADIHPAYETIEVTCSCGNKFETRSNLCKPLGTDVCNECHPFYTGKQKTLDTGGRVQRFADRFGAFGKKPAATPAE; the protein is encoded by the coding sequence ATGAAAGCCGATATCCATCCAGCGTACGAAACCATCGAAGTTACCTGCAGCTGCGGCAACAAGTTCGAAACCCGTTCGAACCTGTGCAAGCCACTGGGTACTGACGTATGCAACGAGTGCCACCCGTTCTACACCGGTAAGCAGAAGACCCTGGACACCGGCGGCCGCGTACAGCGCTTCGCAGATCGCTTTGGTGCTTTCGGCAAGAAGCCTGCTGCTACTCCAGCAGAGTAA